The Ovis aries strain OAR_USU_Benz2616 breed Rambouillet chromosome 2, ARS-UI_Ramb_v3.0, whole genome shotgun sequence nucleotide sequence atatctcaataaaactacttaaaaaaaaacaggtttaTGTTCCAGACTCCCAACTGGTACAGATATAAAGCATCCTCTTATGGATGTTGGGGAAAGTAACAAGTAAACATCCTGGAACAAGCCTCTTCTCaagatttttacatatttaattctCTCTATAGATTGTATCTTTCCAGAAAAGAAATCAGGATTTTCATCTTTTCACAAAAAAATTTCAACCGGGGTGAATAACTCTGATAAGCCATATTCCTTCCATGTCTAGAATGTCTCTGGCTGGTCCATTTAGAAGTAACTATACAGACCAATTTATCACTCAGCAATAGTTGAGCTACCCTAGGGAAGGAGACAAGGAAGAAACCAAAACCATTATCCAGAGGTAGCAATGCAAACTAAACCCATTAAATCCCAGCAAATATTGCTGAATCTCAGATGACCGTTAAGCATGTCTTCACTTCCATAACCTGAAAGTTTACCCATTTCGTTCTTAAGAGCTGCCTCAAATTTCAACTTTAGGAACTCTGCACCATGTGGTCATTGGGGCTGCTTCTGGATCCTACAACTTGAGACCCAAATCTAACTGACCCAGGATTTTCAGTTCCTTTTTCACAGTTAAAGATTATTATTCAGATTCCACCActaatatttttaaggaataacTCACTAACATCTATTCCTTTCAGGTCTGATTTCATAAAGGAAAACTTGATTGAAAATTTATTCTGTAtcatttttacattcttttcctgaATTTTACTACGAAATCTCTTTAGGTTTTAGGATAGGTACTCTCCAGGTGGTAGGGGATCATAATATCAGCTTCTTACAGGGGGCAAGTCAGGTTAGATGAATGACAGAACTTTGCAAGGAGAACAGATTCCCCCTCTAAATGTGGCAGCCGATACCCAAAACCAGTTGACTACCCCACAGAAATATGGGTCCATTGTTGTCAGCCCAGCAACTTTTCAAGACAAATTTCTTTTTGGTATcaaatttcctaatttttaaatggtGACAACTACttatacatgtgcacacacacatgcagaccaACTAACACACATCAAAGGGCCCAATCTTAGCTTGTGACCTTTGCCACACAAAAATGTTTACACTCTGATTACAGGAAACTGTACTTGCTAtagacaaacttttaaaaatagaactctaTCTTGCAAAAGACAATCCATCCAAAATAGCTGTTTTCAGTACCCGTTTCCCAACCCCCTCCCAGTCCCTTGTCTGTTTTCCTAGGACAGTTACACTCTCACGGCTGAGACAGCCTGGAATATGCCATTTAATTTCCCAGTCCTCAGGGCCAACATCCAGAGCAAACACAGGGGTTGGGGTGCTTTGTCCAATCAAGACATTCCCTGATGGCAAACTTGTTTGACTTCTACTGACTTGATCCATGCATAGCTTTTGAGCAGTTCCagcatcaaatattttaaaagcatactGCATTCTCACTATGCCAGAAGTTCAGTAGTTTAAATGAGTTATTTTCTATTACACTAGAGAAACTGGAAATGCCAATGAATCAAAAATGTTTTAACTTATTACCACAGCTTCAAGGTTACCAGaggtagaaaaagaaggaagagagggagggagggagtgaaagAAACCTCAGAAATCATTAGTCCCACTCCTTCATTTTACCAGTAAAGAAACGAAAATTCAGAAAGGTCAAATGATTTGTCCAAGGTTATACAGTGAGTTAGTTGGCAAACTGGGACAGAACTCAAGTTACCTGACTGCAGTAAGGTCCTCTTTCTGTAACACTACATGGCAGAAGGGGAAGCTAGGAGAGAAAGAAGTCTGAAAAAAAACAGGTTAGTAAGGTGGGTCCCCTGCAACCCTCCCCTGATTTTTATATTCACATTTGGCCTTTTAGGATTATTCCACATGCTAGTTTCCCCTCTTCCCACAGACTTTACCAACGCTTTGTCACTCTCTACCGAAAGTTGACATCCTCGCAAAGAAGGGTAAATGACAAAACGATACTTTTCCTAGCTGCCAGCCCACCAAAGCTGCAGCTACTAATCAATGCTGTGGCAGTATACACCCCAGGTTTTTAATAAGGGACCACTGTGACTAAATTTCCTACTAATCAATGCGGCGGTAGTTTACACCCTAGGTTTTTAATGAGGGAGAACTGTGTAAACCCACATCCCGCACCTTACTATATTTCCAAGAATTATTCTGCAGAGTGAAATCCCCGATGCCTGATGAGGCCAGAATTACTTTTGAATGTTTTCTCGCACTCATTGCATTCATACTCCCTCCTTCCAGTATGAATTTTCAGGTGTTCTACAAGGATTGAGCTCCGGCTAAAGGTTGCCCCACAGTagttacattcatagggtttctctccagtatgaatccGATGATGTTCATTGAGAGACGAACTCTGactgaaggattttccacagtccTTACATTTATAAGGCTTGACACCcgtgtgaattctctgatgacgGCTGAGGAGTGAATGGGTAGGGAAGGCTTTCTCACACTGGGTACACTTGTAGGGTTTTTCTCCCGAATGAAGCCTCTGATGATAAATTACAGATGTAAAATGGCTAAAAGTCATCCCACAATCATTACACAAATAtggtttttctccagtgtgaatCCTCTGATGTCGGGTAAGGCAAGAATTCTgtctgaaggctttcccacactcaccacatttatagggtttctctccggtatgaattctctgatgtttgGAAAGGGATGAGCTGTGactgaaggattttccacagttgttaCATGTGTagggtttttctccagtgtgaattcGCTGATGCTGAATAAGAGATGAACTGTCACTGAAGGGCCTCCCACAGTCTTTACATTTATAGGGTTTTTCACcagtgtgaactctctgatgtttaATGAGGTGGGCGCTTAGGGTAAAAGATTTCCCACAGTCATCACACTTGAAGGGCTTCTCTCCACTGTGAGTTCGGTGGTGTGGTGTGAGAGATGAGCTGTCACTGAAGGCTTTTCCACACTCATTGCACATGTAGGATTTCTCCCCAGTGTGAATCCTCCTATGCTTGGTCAGTGAGGCGCTATAGCCAAAGGCTTTTCCACATTTGCTGCATTTATGGGTTCCTTCTCCAGTCTCAGTTCCCTCGTCTTTATCTATGGATGTATCTTGACCTAAATCTTTCAAACATTTTTGACACATAGAGGAGTTTTTCTTACTGAGGGATGAGCTTTGAGTAAAGGCTACTCCACAGTTACTACACTTCTGAGACTTCTCCCCCCCACGGCTTTTCTGATGTTTCTGATGTTCAGTCCGAGAAGAAGAGTGACTTAAAGCTTTTCTGCCTTCGTTACatttccttggcttttcaccaCTGTGTTCTTTGCGGTTCGGAACAAGGTCTGAATGAAAACTAAAGGGTTTCTTGCCTTCATTGTACCTCCGAGATTTCTTCCTTAAGTAGACTCTCAGATGTTTAATTAGATCCGAAGGTGGTTTGAAGCTACTTCCAAAGGGACTTCTTTCTGGGTCAAATTCTTCACCCTTACTGCCTCTCCCATGAGTTTTCTTCTGTGTGATTTGTCCTTGTGAATGTTCCCTATTGCTACAACCATCCTCGAATCTGCCATGTTTCCAGGATTCTCCCATAGAGTCACAATCGCTACTCATTAGATACCTTTCTATTATTTTATCCAAAGTCGATTCTTCCATAAGAACATCTTGACTTCCACCAGATTCCTTCAATCCACCATCAAGTTCACACTCTGAAAGAAATAACAAACAGAGTATTTCTTGTTTGCAATAAAGAAAGCTACTACACTTGGGACTAGGAACAGAGACAACAGAAACTGTAAGAAACAGGGCCTGGAAAAATTTTCAGAGTCTCATAAAGCAGGGAAGGGAAAAGTgacatggggaaactgagggaaCTGAGAGTTTAGGAAATACACTGAGGAAGATGATAGGTTTGTGCTTTATAGTTAGAGATCCAAGTTCTCACCCTTGTTTCAAATTTCTGTAATAGGTTCAAACTTACTCTCCTTACATCAATTTATTCTCTTTCCAAATAGTAATATGATAGTGCAAGTGTTTACTGAATAATTACcaaatgccagaaagtgaagaggaactaaaagcctcctgatgaaagtgaggagagtgaaaaagttggcttaaagctcaacattcagaaaactaagatcatggcatccggtcccatcacttcatgggaaatagacggggaaacagtggaaacaatgtcagactttatttttgggggctccaaaatcactgcagatggtgactgcagccatgaaattaaaagacgcttactccttagaagaaaagttatgagcaacctagatagcatattcaaaagcagagacattattctgccaacaaaggtccgtctagtcaaggctatggtttttccagtggtcatgtatggatgtgagagttggactgtgaagaaggctgagagccgaagaattgatgattttgaactatggtgttggagaagactcttgagagtcccttggactgcaaggagatccaaccagtccattctgaaggagatcagccctgggatttcttttggaaggaatgatgctaaagctgaagctccattactttggccacctcatgcaaagagttgactcactggaaaaagactctgatgctgggagggattgggggcaggaggagaaggggatgacagaggatgagatggctggatggcatcatggactcgatggacgtgagtctgagtgaactccgggagttggtgatggacagggaggcctggtgtgctgcaattcatggggttgcaaagagtcggacacgactgagcgactgaactgaactgaaccaaatgcCAGGTCCCATACCAAGCAATTTACTTGAATGTcacttaattttcacaataacCCTATGAAGTAGGATCTGTCATAATCCCTGGTTTATAGATATGACAACTAATCACACAGAGTGAATATAATTcgcttacccaaggtcacatgtAAGTGCTAGAGCCACCCAGACTGACATCAAAGCCCACTCTTTTGATCCCATCCCTATACCACACTGCCTCTCCTCAAAGCAGCCTAATACCACTAAGTTTATAGACAATGTTAATCACATCACAAACATGCAATACCACCTATGTTAGATTTTCAAAGGTTACCACCCATCTGGCCCTACCAaccttgttgtttagttcctaagttgtgtctaactcttttgcatcccatggactatgctcctctgtccatgggattttccaggcaagaataatgaagtgggttttcatttccttccccaggggatcttctcaatccaggaatcaaacttgcatctcctgaattggcagacagattccttaccactgagccaccaggccccTACCAACCTTGCAGATACTCTAACCAAGCATCTATTTATTGTCCATGACAGGACTGCATTCTCAGTCCTGTTTTCTCAGTCTTAATGCTTCAGACTGCCTAGAATTCAACCCTGGTGCACCTTCACTATCACAAATATAAAAATCTGGTAAGGCCTAGGGTTCAAGTCCCAGAGTCTCTAATGCCATACTCTCAAGGTGTGTGCCCCTCTctgaatcttcagttcagttcagttgctcagttgtatctgactctttgtgacccctgaactgcagcacaaaaggcttccctatccatcaccaactcccaaagcttgctccaactcatgtccacagagttggtgatgccatctaaccacctcatcctgtgttgtccccttctcctcctgtcttcaatctttcccagcatcagcgtctttttcaaatgagtcagttcttcacatcaggtggccaaagtattggagtttcagcttcagcatcagccctttcaatgagtattcaggactgatttcctttaggatggactggttggatctccttgcagtccaagggactctcaagagtgttctccaacaccacaatccaaaagcatcaattcttcagtggtcagctttatggcccaactctcacatccatatatgactactggacaaaccaaagctttgactctacagacctttgtcagtaaagtaatgtctctgctttttaatatgctgtcatagcttttctttcaaggagcaagcatcttttaatttcatggctgcagtcaccatctgcaatgattttggagcccaagaaaataaggtctgaaTCTTGAATTCCTGTATTAATTCCTATATTTATCATTCATCTTGgctcttttttatgttttctttcatcttGGCTCTTAAGCATGAGCTTACAGTATCACTTTAGTAAGATTGATTTTTAACCAGACAACTATAAAATACAAAACGATGGACAGCTCTGAAGACTTCATGGGGGCGTCCCTCTATGGTCTCAGTTGCCGACATGCCATCCAGACTAAGGAAGATCTGGAAACTTAAGGGCCACATGAACCACAGGCACAGCAAACACTGGAAACCTCCTGGAGGCCAGGGTAACACTGGTGGCACGTGTCACCACAGGATCAATTTTGACAAATATCCCCCAGGTAAGGTTgcgcttcccgggtggctcagacagtaaagaatctgcctgctacatgggagacccaggtttgatccctgagctgggaagaccacctagagaaggatatggctacccacttcagtattcttgccaggagaattccgtgggcagaggagtctggtgggctacagtccacggggtagcaaagagtcagacacaactaaaggaCAAATGTTACACTACACTAATTTTGGGAAAGTTGGGATGAGGCATTACCACTTAGCAAGGAACCAGAGCTTTTGCCCAAATGTCAACCTGGATAAACTATGGACCTGAGTGAGTGAGTTGATATGGTAAATGCTGCCCAAAAAACTGGAGTTGCTCCTCTCATGATGTGGTACACTGGGGCTACTATATTGAGTTCTGGGGAAGAGAAAGCTCCCAAAACAGCCCATCCCACTGAAGGCCAAATTCTTTAGCAGAAGAGCTGAGGAGAAGATTAAGGGTGCTGTCCTGGTAGCTTGACCCTACATGGATGGGAGGTTCATTAAGTGCTAACTagtgcttttcaaaaaaaataaagacaataaaatacaaaatcctATTACCTGGAAGTTagccattattaaaaattctgattttttctagaaattttctaCATATTTTAGGATAGAAAatctatgtatataatatgtagtTACTTTTTCATAATTCTTTCCCATCTCATTGGTTAATTCTTCATATAGATAATTTTTACGAGTTATATAATAATCCATCATATCAATGTT carries:
- the ZNF483 gene encoding zinc finger protein 483, whose product is MADWTIMVAGVKAHSAPRRLARAAPAGPVSRSSLRWRWSWLRVLTQDHKVDPWNTWYFAGECLLVDCADIQNLKETGFLLVIHTASRSSLNKMTAISPDPHTLVSSEQNKVLRMETPGNPEAVMKRDTADPESFRQRFRWFCYSEEAGPRKTLNQLWELCVQWLRPDIHTKEQILELLVFEQFLTILPGEIRIWVKSQHPESSEEVVTLVEDLTQVLEEKEEPVSQDSVISEEENPEEDKTVSILPNTESQESMTLKDVAVTFSRGEWRKLEPSQKEIYKEVLLENYRNLEFLGFPVSKLDLVSQLKWAGLPRLLQKEVSKGCRPECELDGGLKESGGSQDVLMEESTLDKIIERYLMSSDCDSMGESWKHGRFEDGCSNREHSQGQITQKKTHGRGSKGEEFDPERSPFGSSFKPPSDLIKHLRVYLRKKSRRYNEGKKPFSFHSDLVPNRKEHSGEKPRKCNEGRKALSHSSSRTEHQKHQKSRGGEKSQKCSNCGVAFTQSSSLSKKNSSMCQKCLKDLGQDTSIDKDEGTETGEGTHKCSKCGKAFGYSASLTKHRRIHTGEKSYMCNECGKAFSDSSSLTPHHRTHSGEKPFKCDDCGKSFTLSAHLIKHQRVHTGEKPYKCKDCGRPFSDSSSLIQHQRIHTGEKPYTCNNCGKSFSHSSSLSKHQRIHTGEKPYKCGECGKAFRQNSCLTRHQRIHTGEKPYLCNDCGMTFSHFTSVIYHQRLHSGEKPYKCTQCEKAFPTHSLLSRHQRIHTGVKPYKCKDCGKSFSQSSSLNEHHRIHTGEKPYECNYCGATFSRSSILVEHLKIHTGRREYECNECEKTFKSNSGLIRHRGFHSAE